A section of the Pseudomonadota bacterium genome encodes:
- a CDS encoding branched-chain amino acid ABC transporter permease, which yields MLFFLEATISGLTAGVMYALVALGFVLIFKASGVFNFAQGVMALFAGLTLVGFMDEFGMPVWLALISTVGVMIGLAWLIERLVLRKLVNQEHIILFMATLGLTYVLEGMGDILWGSDVKLLDIGLPQGASDWLLDGYGLYVEKLEVVAAVTGGVLVVILAIFFQKTRIGRALRAVADDHQAALSVGINLHTIWVIVWSVAGVVALVAGIMWGTKSGIQFSLSLIALKALPVLMLGGFTSIPGAIIGGLIIGVGEKWAEIYIGPMVGGAIENWFAYMLALLFLLFRPQGLFGEKIIERV from the coding sequence ATGCTCTTCTTTCTCGAAGCAACCATAAGCGGGCTGACAGCCGGGGTTATGTACGCCCTCGTGGCGCTGGGGTTCGTGCTCATCTTTAAAGCTTCCGGTGTGTTTAACTTCGCTCAGGGTGTCATGGCGCTCTTTGCCGGCCTGACGCTGGTCGGGTTCATGGATGAGTTTGGTATGCCGGTCTGGCTGGCGCTGATCAGTACCGTTGGCGTGATGATCGGGTTGGCGTGGCTGATTGAACGGTTGGTGCTGCGTAAACTGGTCAATCAGGAGCACATCATTCTGTTCATGGCAACCCTGGGGCTTACCTATGTCTTGGAGGGCATGGGCGACATTTTGTGGGGCTCCGATGTCAAATTGTTGGACATAGGATTGCCGCAGGGCGCCAGCGATTGGCTCTTGGACGGCTATGGGCTCTATGTGGAGAAGTTGGAGGTCGTTGCTGCAGTCACCGGTGGTGTTCTGGTAGTGATTCTGGCGATTTTCTTTCAAAAGACGCGCATTGGACGGGCGCTGCGCGCGGTTGCCGATGATCATCAAGCGGCACTTTCCGTGGGGATTAATTTACACACCATATGGGTGATCGTCTGGTCGGTTGCCGGCGTCGTTGCGCTGGTCGCCGGGATCATGTGGGGCACCAAATCGGGCATACAGTTCTCTCTATCGCTTATTGCATTGAAAGCACTGCCGGTGCTTATGTTGGGTGGATTCACTTCGATTCCGGGAGCGATTATTGGCGGACTGATAATCGGCGTAGGCGAAAAGTGGGCTGAGATCTATATTGGTCCCATGGTGGGTGGAGCGATCGAGAACTGGTTCGCCTACATGCTGGCGCTGCTGTTCCTGCTATTTAGACCGCAGGGACTGTTTGGCGAAAAGATCATCGAACGCGTTTAG
- a CDS encoding Crp/Fnr family transcriptional regulator: MRSLEELLAISPWTADLTGDQRRRVESDLIERAYPAGASICHKGKPSDSWIGVLDGLVKLNCFSHVGKAVTFAGIPAGSWFGEGSVLKGEPRKYDVIALRDSRIVFMPEKTFNWLLDNSFPFNRFLLLQINERLGQFIGMVEHDRLLDPDARVARALASLFNTYLYPGAETRVQISQEELGYIAGASRQRVNQALRVLEAAGLVKVDYGMITVLNVEGLRHFESDEQRPAPPAG, from the coding sequence ATGCGATCCCTAGAAGAGTTGCTCGCAATCAGCCCCTGGACGGCCGATCTGACAGGCGATCAAAGACGGCGTGTGGAATCGGACCTGATCGAGCGTGCCTATCCGGCGGGCGCCTCCATCTGCCATAAAGGAAAACCCTCGGATTCGTGGATCGGCGTTCTGGACGGCCTGGTCAAACTCAACTGCTTCTCACATGTCGGCAAGGCCGTCACTTTCGCAGGCATCCCCGCTGGGAGCTGGTTTGGCGAAGGATCGGTCCTGAAGGGTGAACCTCGCAAATACGACGTCATCGCGCTGCGTGATTCGCGTATCGTCTTTATGCCGGAAAAGACGTTCAACTGGTTGCTCGACAACAGTTTCCCATTCAATCGCTTTCTGCTGTTGCAGATCAACGAGCGCCTCGGCCAGTTCATCGGCATGGTCGAACATGATCGTTTGCTGGATCCCGATGCCCGAGTGGCCCGGGCACTGGCCTCGCTCTTCAACACCTACCTCTATCCCGGCGCCGAGACGCGCGTACAGATCTCGCAAGAGGAGTTGGGTTATATCGCCGGCGCTTCACGCCAGCGAGTCAACCAGGCATTACGTGTCCTCGAAGCGGCCGGGTTGGTCAAAGTGGACTATGGCATGATCACCGTGCTCAACGTCGAGGGTCTGCGGCACTTTGAAAGCGATGAACAACGTCCCGCACCGCCGGCCGGCTGA
- a CDS encoding ABC transporter ATP-binding protein, with the protein MNRAFPIGDTMLAVEDISLSFGGVRALANVSFDVPKHSIVGIIGPNGAGKSSMLNVINGFYKAQGGHITFKGKKRRYMHPHEAARNGVARTFQNIALFKGMSVLDNIMTGRTLKMRSNLLAQAFYLGPAKREEIEHRRVVEEVIDFMRIQHVRKTPVGRLPYGMQKRVELARALAAEPELLLLDEPMAGMNTEEKEDMVRYILDVNEEFGTTIILIEHDMGVVMDVCDQVVVLDYGGKIADGTPDEVQKTQAVIDAYLGVPHD; encoded by the coding sequence ATGAACAGGGCATTTCCCATCGGCGATACCATGCTGGCGGTAGAGGATATTTCACTCTCCTTCGGCGGCGTGCGGGCGCTTGCCAATGTGAGCTTTGATGTTCCCAAACATTCTATCGTCGGCATCATCGGTCCCAACGGTGCCGGTAAAAGTTCGATGCTCAACGTGATCAATGGATTCTACAAGGCCCAGGGAGGTCACATCACATTCAAAGGCAAAAAACGCCGGTACATGCACCCACACGAGGCGGCCCGGAACGGCGTGGCGCGCACGTTTCAGAATATTGCGCTGTTCAAGGGCATGAGCGTGCTCGACAACATCATGACCGGACGCACCCTCAAGATGCGCTCCAACCTGTTGGCGCAGGCATTCTACCTGGGTCCGGCGAAACGCGAAGAGATCGAGCATCGTCGGGTCGTCGAAGAGGTGATCGATTTTATGCGCATCCAGCACGTGCGCAAGACCCCGGTCGGCCGTCTACCCTATGGGATGCAGAAGCGTGTCGAATTAGCGCGAGCCTTGGCGGCCGAGCCGGAGTTGCTGTTGCTCGATGAGCCTATGGCTGGCATGAACACCGAAGAAAAAGAGGACATGGTGCGCTATATCCTCGATGTCAACGAGGAGTTTGGTACTACGATCATCCTCATCGAACACGATATGGGCGTGGTCATGGATGTGTGCGATCAGGTGGTGGTGCTCGATTATGGCGGCAAAATTGCCGATGGTACTCCCGACGAGGTGCAGAAGACCCAGGCTGTGATCGATGCCTATCTTGGTGTTCCGCACGATTGA
- a CDS encoding branched-chain amino acid ABC transporter permease, with translation MFYREAGQFKTSYAADQGLLPIVQDRWFVVGLLLVAFIVVPFIGNDYWFNALLTPFLIYAMAAIGLNILTGYCGQLSLGTGGFMAVGAYATYKLMTAFPELNLIVVMVLSGGITAAVGVLFGIPSLRIKGFYLAVATLAAQFFIIWLFNKVPWFFNYNASGQITAPPSEMFGIQITGAEANPAITYLFTLSVVTVFALTAKNLVRSRAGRSWMAIRDMDIAAEIIGIRPLMTKLTAFAISSFYIGIAGALLFAIWLGSAEVTEAFGIDKSFLVLFMIIIGGLGSIMGSFLGAAFMMLLPIFLKNLFVDGLGFGTGFAEHVQITLMGVLIIFFLIVEPHGLARLWQIGKEKLRLWPFPY, from the coding sequence ATGTTTTACAGAGAGGCTGGACAGTTCAAGACCTCCTACGCGGCCGATCAGGGTTTGTTGCCGATAGTCCAGGATCGTTGGTTCGTAGTGGGGTTGTTGTTGGTGGCGTTCATTGTAGTGCCCTTCATCGGCAACGATTACTGGTTCAACGCGTTGTTGACCCCCTTCCTGATCTACGCCATGGCGGCGATCGGGCTCAATATCCTGACGGGGTATTGCGGGCAGTTGTCATTGGGTACTGGCGGTTTCATGGCGGTGGGCGCCTACGCAACCTATAAATTGATGACGGCATTTCCAGAACTCAATCTGATTGTGGTAATGGTTTTGTCCGGTGGGATTACCGCGGCTGTTGGTGTTTTGTTTGGTATACCGTCGTTGCGCATCAAGGGCTTCTATCTTGCCGTGGCAACACTGGCTGCCCAGTTCTTTATTATCTGGTTGTTCAACAAAGTGCCGTGGTTTTTCAACTACAATGCATCGGGTCAGATTACCGCGCCGCCCAGCGAGATGTTTGGCATTCAAATCACCGGAGCGGAGGCGAATCCCGCGATAACTTATCTGTTTACACTGAGCGTGGTGACTGTCTTCGCGTTGACTGCCAAGAATCTGGTGCGAAGCCGGGCGGGGCGCAGCTGGATGGCGATACGGGATATGGATATTGCCGCCGAAATCATCGGTATCCGTCCCTTGATGACCAAGCTGACAGCGTTCGCGATTTCGTCATTTTACATTGGGATAGCAGGGGCGCTGCTGTTCGCCATCTGGCTGGGGTCGGCGGAGGTGACGGAGGCGTTCGGCATCGACAAATCGTTTCTGGTGTTGTTCATGATCATTATCGGTGGACTGGGCAGCATCATGGGATCATTTTTGGGCGCCGCCTTTATGATGCTGCTGCCCATCTTTCTGAAGAATTTGTTTGTCGACGGGCTAGGATTTGGTACAGGTTTTGCGGAACATGTGCAGATCACCTTGATGGGCGTGCTGATAATTTTCTTCCTGATTGTCGAGCCACACGGCCTGGCCAGATTGTGGCAGATCGGAAAAGAGAAACTGAGATTGTGGCCGTTCCCCTACTAG
- a CDS encoding enoyl-CoA hydratase/isomerase family protein has product MAYQNILLEAIEAGIYRLTVNRPKALNALNQETLEEIGAAVAAVGDKADARVLLVTGAGDKAFVAGADISRMQAMSALQGKAFSELGLRTCRSLELLPLPTIAVVNGYALGGGTELAMSCDWIYASTRAVFGQPEVNLGVTPGFGGTQRLTRLVGRAVAMEMVTTGRQVTADEAKSIGLVNRVVAPDQLMEAALESARLVASRGPVAVRLAKEAIQRGQDLELDAALVLESDAFGLCFATDDQKEGMAAFLEKRTPEFKGR; this is encoded by the coding sequence ATGGCGTATCAGAACATTCTTCTCGAAGCGATCGAAGCCGGTATTTACCGGCTGACGGTCAATCGCCCCAAGGCATTGAACGCGTTGAATCAGGAGACGCTTGAAGAAATCGGCGCCGCAGTCGCCGCCGTGGGTGACAAGGCGGATGCGCGGGTTCTGCTGGTTACGGGCGCGGGCGACAAGGCGTTCGTTGCGGGTGCGGATATCTCGCGTATGCAGGCGATGAGCGCCTTGCAGGGCAAGGCCTTTTCCGAACTCGGGTTGCGCACCTGCCGCAGTCTGGAACTTCTCCCCCTGCCGACGATCGCTGTGGTCAACGGCTATGCCCTCGGGGGCGGCACAGAACTGGCAATGAGCTGTGATTGGATCTATGCCAGCACACGTGCGGTTTTCGGCCAGCCCGAAGTCAATTTGGGGGTGACACCCGGTTTTGGTGGCACGCAGCGCCTCACCCGGCTGGTCGGCCGTGCAGTGGCCATGGAGATGGTCACGACCGGACGCCAGGTCACGGCGGACGAGGCGAAGAGTATCGGACTGGTCAATCGGGTGGTGGCCCCCGATCAGCTCATGGAGGCGGCGCTGGAGAGTGCGCGGCTGGTGGCAAGTCGCGGGCCGGTGGCCGTACGACTCGCCAAAGAGGCGATTCAGCGTGGACAGGATCTGGAGCTGGATGCGGCATTGGTGCTGGAGAGCGACGCATTCGGCCTCTGTTTCGCTACCGACGATCAGAAAGAGGGGATGGCCGCGTTTCTGGAGAAACGCACCCCTGAGTTTAAAGGGCGTTGA
- a CDS encoding universal stress protein, with translation MTIKDILVHVDRSERSRARVDIAMQLAQLHGAHLTGLFAEAHTPVSDFAPSHLSPGDTGDVQQTGEAWGQRFQEQARKMEVSAEWRQINQNSLSANDLIEQVILHGRYTDLVIVGQNDPDHNTGSVPGDLPDRVVIGVGRPVLVVPYSGDFDLTTVRAMVAWNGGREAVRGVNDALPFLERATKVLVMAVNPEAGTGHGDIPCADICTHLARHGVKAEAQHVNAPDVRVGDVLLSRAADEGVNLLVSGAYQKSRMREMMLGGVTRHLLEQMTVPVLMSR, from the coding sequence ATGACTATCAAGGACATTCTTGTTCATGTGGATCGATCGGAGCGCAGTCGTGCCCGAGTGGATATCGCGATGCAGCTCGCTCAGCTGCACGGTGCCCACCTGACCGGGTTATTCGCGGAAGCGCACACGCCGGTATCCGATTTCGCACCCAGTCATTTGTCGCCGGGTGACACCGGGGATGTGCAGCAGACGGGCGAGGCGTGGGGCCAGCGATTCCAGGAACAGGCTCGAAAAATGGAAGTCAGTGCCGAGTGGCGCCAGATTAACCAAAACTCGTTGAGTGCCAACGACCTGATCGAGCAGGTGATTCTCCATGGCCGCTACACTGATCTGGTGATCGTCGGACAGAACGATCCGGATCATAACACCGGCAGCGTGCCGGGTGATCTCCCCGATCGAGTGGTTATCGGCGTGGGACGCCCGGTGCTGGTGGTGCCGTACAGTGGCGACTTCGATCTCACCACCGTGCGTGCCATGGTGGCCTGGAACGGGGGGCGCGAAGCCGTGCGTGGAGTCAACGATGCGCTGCCGTTTCTGGAGCGCGCGACAAAGGTGTTGGTGATGGCGGTCAATCCTGAGGCTGGCACTGGCCACGGCGATATCCCGTGCGCCGATATCTGTACGCATCTGGCGCGCCATGGGGTAAAAGCTGAAGCGCAACATGTCAACGCGCCGGATGTGCGCGTGGGGGATGTGCTGTTGTCACGCGCGGCGGACGAGGGGGTTAACCTGCTGGTTTCCGGCGCCTACCAGAAATCGCGCATGCGCGAGATGATGCTGGGCGGGGTGACCCGTCACCTTTTGGAGCAGATGACCGTTCCCGTATTGATGTCGCGCTAA
- a CDS encoding long-chain fatty acid--CoA ligase: protein MDTFPKLLAHHAQVRGNRPAMREKNLGIWQSWTWKEVADEVAALAGGLAAMGFKRGDKLAIIGDNRPRLYWGFTAAQSLGGVPVPLYQDAVAEEMAYVLDDADVRFALVEDQEQTDKLLEMKEVCPKIETIIYADPRGLRDYKQPYVKSIDDVQKRGREFLEKNPGYTQAEVAKGESSDIAVILYTSGTTGKPKGVCQTHYAFIQSARGGCEFDRLGPNDTILSYLPMAWVGDYLFSNAQALLAGFSINCPESSNTVMTDLREIGPSYYFAPPSIYENLLTQVMIRMEDASAIKRSLFNYFLGVARRCGAELLAGSKEVSTKDRLLYAIGDLLVYAPLRNVLGMSRIRVAYTAGAAIGPDLFRFYRSLGVNLKQLYGSTETCAYVCLQPDGEVKLDTVGVPAPGVEVEISGNGEVLVNGPMLFAGYYKRKDATTETMDARGFFKTGDAGLLDEDGHLKIIDRAKDVGKLASGAVFAPNYIENKLKFFPHIKEAVAFGHDRDKVCVFINIDLESVGNWAEKRGLAYSGYTDLAGKKEVYDIIGQCIDEVNEQLVEDPLLSESQVHRFLILHKELDPDDDELTRTRKVRRGFVAEKYAVLVDALYSARNECHIVTEVKFEDGRRGTIEANLQIRDARVAPAKPELRKAS, encoded by the coding sequence ATGGATACGTTTCCCAAACTTCTTGCGCACCATGCACAGGTGCGAGGCAACCGCCCGGCCATGCGCGAGAAGAATCTCGGCATCTGGCAGTCGTGGACCTGGAAGGAGGTTGCGGACGAGGTGGCGGCCCTGGCGGGCGGTCTGGCCGCCATGGGTTTTAAGCGGGGCGACAAGCTCGCCATCATCGGGGATAACCGTCCGCGGCTCTATTGGGGGTTTACCGCGGCCCAGAGTCTCGGCGGTGTGCCGGTGCCTCTTTATCAGGATGCCGTGGCCGAGGAGATGGCCTACGTACTGGATGACGCGGACGTGCGTTTCGCCCTGGTGGAGGACCAGGAGCAGACTGACAAGCTGCTGGAGATGAAGGAGGTTTGCCCCAAGATCGAAACGATCATTTACGCCGATCCTCGCGGTTTGCGTGATTACAAGCAACCGTATGTAAAGAGCATCGATGATGTCCAGAAGCGGGGCAGAGAATTTCTGGAGAAAAATCCTGGATACACCCAGGCGGAAGTCGCAAAAGGCGAGAGCAGCGATATTGCCGTTATTCTCTACACCTCGGGTACTACCGGCAAACCAAAAGGCGTGTGCCAGACCCACTACGCCTTTATTCAATCGGCGCGCGGCGGTTGCGAATTCGATCGTTTAGGTCCGAACGACACCATACTCTCCTATCTGCCTATGGCTTGGGTGGGCGATTATCTTTTCTCCAACGCCCAGGCACTGCTGGCCGGGTTCAGCATCAACTGCCCTGAATCGAGCAATACGGTGATGACGGATCTGCGTGAAATTGGCCCCAGCTACTATTTCGCCCCGCCGAGTATCTACGAGAACCTGTTAACGCAGGTGATGATTCGCATGGAGGACGCCAGCGCGATCAAACGCAGCCTGTTCAACTATTTCCTCGGTGTGGCTCGTCGCTGCGGCGCCGAATTATTGGCAGGGTCCAAAGAGGTTTCAACAAAAGATCGCCTGTTATATGCCATTGGTGATCTGCTGGTTTATGCGCCGCTGCGCAATGTCCTGGGCATGAGCAGGATTCGAGTTGCCTACACCGCGGGAGCGGCTATCGGTCCGGATCTGTTTCGTTTCTATCGCTCGTTAGGAGTCAATCTGAAACAGCTGTACGGGTCTACCGAAACGTGTGCGTATGTTTGTCTGCAGCCAGATGGTGAGGTGAAACTGGATACCGTGGGCGTACCGGCGCCGGGCGTTGAGGTTGAGATATCCGGCAACGGTGAGGTGCTGGTCAACGGGCCCATGCTGTTTGCCGGGTACTACAAGCGCAAGGATGCGACAACGGAGACGATGGACGCACGGGGTTTCTTCAAGACCGGGGATGCAGGATTACTGGACGAAGACGGCCACTTGAAGATCATCGACCGCGCAAAGGATGTCGGCAAGTTGGCCAGCGGTGCGGTGTTCGCTCCCAACTATATCGAGAACAAGCTCAAGTTCTTTCCACACATCAAGGAGGCGGTTGCGTTCGGTCATGATCGGGACAAGGTATGCGTATTCATCAACATAGATCTCGAATCGGTGGGCAACTGGGCTGAAAAGCGTGGTTTGGCCTATTCCGGCTATACCGATCTGGCGGGCAAGAAAGAGGTCTACGACATCATCGGGCAGTGTATCGATGAGGTGAACGAACAGCTGGTAGAGGACCCCTTGCTGAGCGAATCACAGGTTCACAGGTTTCTCATCCTGCACAAAGAACTGGATCCGGATGATGACGAACTGACAAGGACGCGTAAAGTGCGGCGCGGGTTTGTCGCCGAGAAGTACGCCGTTCTGGTCGACGCGCTTTATAGCGCTCGTAATGAATGTCATATAGTCACCGAAGTGAAATTCGAAGACGGGCGTCGCGGCACGATCGAAGCCAATTTACAAATTCGGGATGCCCGCGTTGCTCCGGCAAAACCCGAGCTACGCAAGGCGAGCTAG
- a CDS encoding 3-hydroxybutyryl-CoA dehydrogenase (converts (S)-3-hydroxybutanoyl-CoA to 3-acetoacetyl-CoA), producing MSVQRVGVVGAGTMGHGIAQVFAAAGIPVVLQDTTAERAAAGIARISKNLDRLIEKEKMVASEKAVILTRLSATHDLQQMESVDLVIEAASENQAIKLELFRALDGICPAHAVLATNTSSISITKIAAATQRAERVIGMHFMNPVPVMKLVEIIRGMRTGDEVYRLVHGLTEKLGKVPVAVNDSPGFVANRILMPMINEAIFTLSENIATAEGIDAVMMLGMNHPMGPLALADLIGLDTCLAILEVLHEELGDPKYRPCPLLRKMVDAGLLGRKSGRGFYTYKT from the coding sequence ATGAGCGTTCAACGGGTCGGCGTGGTCGGGGCTGGAACGATGGGCCATGGTATCGCTCAGGTATTCGCCGCTGCGGGTATTCCGGTAGTCCTGCAGGATACGACTGCGGAGCGTGCGGCAGCAGGCATCGCTCGTATCAGCAAAAATCTCGATCGCCTGATCGAAAAAGAGAAGATGGTCGCCTCCGAGAAGGCCGTGATTCTGACGCGGTTATCGGCGACGCATGATTTGCAGCAGATGGAATCTGTAGACCTCGTCATTGAGGCTGCTTCCGAGAACCAGGCGATCAAACTCGAACTCTTCCGGGCGCTCGATGGAATATGTCCGGCGCATGCCGTACTGGCCACCAATACTTCCTCAATTTCGATTACCAAAATTGCCGCTGCCACGCAGCGCGCCGAGCGCGTGATTGGCATGCACTTCATGAACCCGGTACCGGTGATGAAGCTGGTGGAGATTATCCGTGGCATGCGTACCGGCGATGAGGTGTATCGCCTGGTTCACGGGCTTACGGAGAAGCTTGGCAAGGTGCCGGTCGCGGTGAACGACAGTCCCGGGTTCGTAGCCAATCGCATCCTGATGCCAATGATCAACGAAGCGATTTTCACGCTTTCCGAAAACATCGCGACTGCGGAGGGAATCGATGCGGTGATGATGCTGGGGATGAATCACCCCATGGGGCCGCTGGCTCTGGCGGATCTTATTGGCCTGGATACCTGTTTGGCGATTCTTGAGGTGCTGCACGAAGAGTTGGGCGATCCCAAGTACCGCCCCTGCCCGCTGCTGCGCAAGATGGTGGATGCCGGCCTGCTGGGGAGAAAATCAGGCCGTGGGTTCTACACTTACAAAACCTGA